The genome window GCGGCAGGGAGGCAGAAACATCCTGGTGTAGAAGGACTCTGTGTAATTCCCCTGAGGGTGCTCTAGAGAGGCCCTCTTTGGGTATCTGCCCAaagattccagaaataaaaaaggcaTGATGAATGCTTCGGGACCAGAACTTGGAGATGGAGAAGCTAAAGAGGCCCATCTCCATCAGCTTATGGGAAACAAATATGGGGCCCAATGTCCCCACTGTCACCAGGTCGAAGAAGGATGGGTGGAGGCTGAGAATGGGGAAGGAATGGCTGGTGACAGCCTCAGAGGGCCGATGCTCAGCTAGACCTTGCCTCCAAACCCTTTTCCACTTGGCTCCTCCCCTAGCCACAGCACCCAGCATCTCTTAGAACAGGAGTTCCCATGGGGAAAGGTGACAAATCCAGCCCGGGTGGTTCAGGTTGGCCCTTCCCATCCTAACTGACCTCTGACCTTCTTGGACCGGGTCCATAATCTATGCCTCTGACACCATCTCCTGCCCATCACCCATTCAACCTTCCATTCAACCCCATCTCCTCACTCCCCCACCTACCCCTACACCATCCTTGTATCTGCACAGCCCACCCATCCACCCAGccctcctctcctgtccagcCACCCAGCCACCCAGCCTTGCTGCCATCTGACTGCAACCCTCCTACCCACCCCGCCACACATCCAGCCACCCAAAGGCCTTCCCGCTTGCCCACCTATCCACCCACCTGTCTCATCCATCCACACccacctctctcctccctccctcatcccatccacctcccgcctcccccttccgTTCACTTCAgtcatctgtccatccactcatccactcaCCTGCCCATCCTCCCTCCTGCCTCAGCAGccatccttctctccatcccaGCCACCCACTGCCCCAGTCCATCCACACCCACCCATCTCGTCTATacacacccccctcctccctccctccctcgctccctccAGCAGCCACTCCAGGCTCCAGGCACCAGGATGAGCAGAGAGCAGAGCCACAACTCCTGGCTTTGCTGCTGGATGGGGCAGGAGCTGGGCTTTGCTCTGAGGGCGCGCGGGTATGCGTTTTCTCGGCtctccccctccccgccccccctatctcgctcccctccccccacacccccGCCCCCCGCTCGCGCTCCCCCCTAGTGTGTGATCTGGAAGCTCTATAAAGCCTGATGTAATCCGTAATGCAGTCTCTGGCTCCCGATTCGGGATCCAGTTTCAGAGAGCGAGAGATTGGGGAGCGCCGGCAGCCGGTGGGGGAAGCTCGcgcctctctcctcctccttctccgcGTCCtcggcctcctcctcctccttctccccgcGCCGCCCCGCCCCCGGCTCGCCGGGCGCCCCCCACCCtcaggaaggggaaaaaaggcGAGAAGAGCGGGGCCGGCGAGAGGAGcggagcggcggcggcggccggagAGGGAGCGGCGGGCGCAGGCGGCGGCGGGCGCGGCGTTGGCGGTGGCCCCGGCGGAGCGAGCGCGGAGCCCGGCGAGCCGGGAGCACAGCCGGCCGCGCCGCGTCCTGGCCGGGCCCGGGCCCGCGCGCCCCGCATCGCCCGCAGCCCAGGCATCCGGAGCCCCTCGGCGCCCGGGGGGCCCCGGCTGGCGGGGAAGGAGAGGGGTCCTGCGTGTTCCCGAGGGTGCGCTCCAGGGGGCGTCCCGACGAGACCCAGAGCGAGCCGGGGGCGGCGGCGCCAAGAGGAGCCCCCCCTCCGGGCCGGGCGCACCGCTCGGCCGCCGGCGACGCGGGGCGCTCCCGGGGATTTGCAACTCGCCGGATCAAGTCTTGGCCCGCGGGGCCGCGGCTGCTGGGGAAGGTAAGGAAGGCTCCGGGGGGACCCGGGGGCGCGGGGGGCGGGGGCGCCGCGAGGATGGGagggggccgggggaggggcggGCGTCCGGACTTCCTAACTTCGCCGTTTGGGGCTTCGCAGCTCCGAGGTTTGCGCTCCGTGCTCGGGAGTTTGGACCCCCCCCCATCCCCTGCCTCCtcccgcggcggcggcggcggcatcCGGCTGCTCCCTGCGCGCCCGCACCcggcaggctggggagggggcgacCCCGGGCGTGGGAGAGTCTCCTTGGCAGTGCTCCCCACTCCCGTGCCGCACGTCCACACAGGCTGGCAGGCTGGGCAGGCAAGGCGCCCCCTCCCCATCACACTCACGGACCCAGGGCTGGCTGGGGGCAGCTTTACCGATGTGCCCCCAACACACACAAGACCGCTGGTAGAGGTCTTCAGGAGCCTTGGATGTGCCCCGTTTTAGCCACACACAGAACCGGGCAGGCTCGGGAGAGAGCCTGTGTGTGTCTCTTTCCCTTAGGGAAGAGCCTTCAACAGGGCGCTACGttatcccccaccccacacaaGCACAGAGCTCCGGGGGCAGGCACCAGAGGCCCCCCAGGCACCCCTCTGTTTGCAGCCCCCCTCATGGATCGCAGAGGCTGTGAAGCTTCCCTGGAGCCCCTCCCAATTTGGTCGGGGTTACCCCTGGGCCCCTCCATCCCTCAACATACAACCGCCGGGCTCCTTCCCTCCTCATCTTCCTTTTCCATTCGGTCGGCCGGCCCAGGCCGATAAGCCGCTCCGAACTTTGGGGCGGCCCTGCGCTCTCCCGGGGAGAAGCTGCGGCCCGCTCCTGGCACTGCGCGGTCCACGTCCCCAGCGGGCAGAGGCCGCCCAGCTTCGGTGTCCGCCGTTCGCTCGGAGCCGCGGAGCTGCCTCGAGGAATGAGCGCGGCCCCCGCCCCCTCCCGGGGGTGGCTGGGGGCTCTGGGCCCGGCCGAGCATCCTCTCCCCATGGTCCCCGAGGCCCCCCGGGCTGGACCGAGCAGGCCTGGGGCCTCGGGAGGGGGCGACGAAGCTGGGAATCTTCGCGGAGCGAGGCGGccggggggagggggctcctccGAGCCTGTGGCTCTGAGCCTGGGTCCCTAGGCCGGGCCGGGCCGCGCCGCTCCTGCTGGGTCACTTCCCAGGCAGCCCGGAGGGAGCGCCGGGCCTGGCACCCAGACCCGGGCCCGCTGGATACCTTATCCTGTGCACTTTTATTTGGGGCTACCAAGTTTCTGGGAGAACAAGGACCCGTGCTGGGCCCGGAAGAGCCCTAACCCAGCCCTCCTTCAGcaccctctcccccctccccgcGCCGCCCCCAGCACGGCCCGCTCCGCCGGGTCTGGGGCTGACTCCTTGGCTGCAACTCCCGAGGAGTTGAAAGGCGTGCAGGCGTGTGGGTGGACGACCCGAACCCCGGCCCCACAGGAGCCACTTGGGTCCACGCTTCCACCCCACCCTCGGGACCCACGGAGACCCTTGGTGCCCTCCGCCATGGACACAAACACACGCCCCCTCGGAGCGAGAGCCGCCGCGGGGAAGAGCAGCGGCCACGCGGGCGCGGCGGGAAGGCACGGGAGCGGGGAACCCTTTTCATATCCGGGAGGCGCTATCGGGGGGCTGGGGTCTGGTGAGGCGGCCATACCATCGCCCAGAACCCACATGCCTTCCATTTCTCGGCTAACCCCGCAGCCGAAGAGGCCGTGGGGGAGGTTCGAGGGGGGAGCCGCTCCTTCCCCGATCGCGGGCGGCCGCCAAACTCTGTGCCCGGACGCCGGGGTGCCGGCGGGGCCGGCTTTGAGTACCCGAGCAAGGTCAAGCCGGCGAAGGAGGGGGCGGGAGCTCGGGAGAGTCGCGGCCTTGGGAGGGGGTGTAGACCGCGGAGGCCGCGGAGTCAGCTGGCGCTCCCGCCGCCCGCGCCTGCTGCCCGGAGGCGGGCGATGCGCGCGTTCGGGGATCCCGGAGCGCCTGGGGCCCCGCGCCCGGCCCGGCGCTTCCTTCTCCGCTCGCTCTTGGTTTCCCGGCGCAGCCTTCAGACTTGTTGCGCCTcgatttggggaggggggtgctgGGTGTAAGGCCCCGGGCCCCGGGCGGCGGAACGCCGAGCCCCGAGGCCGGCGGGAATGCGCCAGGGCGGCGCGCGGCTCCGCGGGTCCCCCGCGGGCGGGGGGCGCGAGCGCGGAGTTTGCCGCCTCTGATCGCCGAGAAGGGCGCTTGTTCCCGCCGCGGTCCCGCGCGGGGGCGGAGAGGAGGCGATTTCGTCGCCTTCGCCATCATGCCGCCCTCCTCCGGATCCCCTGGCCGGGGAGGGGGCGCCGCCAAGTTGCTCAGCCTCCAAGTCTGTTTCCTTGCCCCCAGGCTCCTGCCCCTCTCCGGGCGTCGGTTGCCGCGTCCGGAAAATGGGGGCGTGGGTGATGCTTTCCCAGGGCCTTTCCGACCCGCCCCTGCACGCTCGCCCCGAGATCCCAGGGCTGGGTCTGCGGCGCGCTCGGTCTGCGGCGGCCGGGTCGGGCAGGTACCGCGGCGGCTCCGCGCCTGCGGGCACAACCGCGGGGCCAGGCAGAGCGGGCCCCGGGCACGGCCGGGAGAGCGACCGGGGCCCGGCGGCCTCCCCTGGCGCCCTCGCCCCCTGGCCGGCCCGCCTGGCCCGGACCCGCCGCCCGGAGCGGGTCTGCGGAGCCCGGAGCCCGCCCCCTGGGGACGCCCGGGGCTCCAGGCCCAGGCGGCGGGCGCGGGGCTGCGGTGACGGAGGGCGGAGAGACCGGGGCGCGCTGCCCCCGACGGCCGAGAGAGGGCGCGCGCGACGCGCTCGCAGCCGGCCCTCCCCGCCCCTTCCGTCTCCTCGGTGCCGGCCCGCGTCGGGCCCCATCTTGGGCTGCCCGGGCCGTGAGGCCGCCCCCGCCGTCCTCCCGCCGCCGGAGCCGTGGCTCGCGTCGCGTGGTGGGACCGGCGATGTTCCGCGTCTTAGCCCGAGCCCCCCTGCTGCCCGCACCGGCCTCGTCCCCGAGTTTTCTGTGTAGATGTGTGCCACGCGTGCACGTGCGTGTCCGGCCGGCAGGTGGGCAGGTGTGGGGGCGTGGGCGCGGAGGCCGCCCAGGCGTGTGCCCGCGTGGCTGGCGGCTGTGGGGACGTGGGCCTGGAGGCAGCGTTGCGTTTGACGGTCGCCTGTGTGCTGGTCCCGTGTCTGCCGTGTCCATGGGGGACCCCTGGGAGAGAAGCTCTGACTCCAACCTTAAACCCCCCCTCCCGCCAGGTTACCCCAAACCTGAAGGGCCTGGTTGGCACATCTGTGTCCCCTGAAAACCCTCTGGGCCTTAGAGCCACCGGGCTGCAGATGGGCTTGGACAGGCTCGGATCTTTCTGGGTCAATATGCAGGTTCCCAGGTACCTGGCTAGTGTGGCCTCTGCCCTCCTGGGGCCGGCGGACTGCTGGGAAGCCAGGGGCGAAACAGACCTTGGGACTGTCAGGATCCGACTCTGCTGGCGGAGGGAACACGGGGGCCTGGGGGAGCCCAGAGGCGGGGCTCCCGCAGCAGGTTCCCGAAGGAAAGCTGTGACCCAAGCAGGGATGGGGGTGTGGTTGTGACGGGGTGAGAAGGGACTCAGCAGGGGCCCTGAGGCCGTGAGAGGCTGCAGAAGGAGGAGCCAGGAGCTTGGGGAGCTGGGTAAAGGCCGGAGAGGGGGCTCCCGAGGAGGCCTGTGGGCTGTATCCCCGGTGGGGAAGCCGCGGAAGGGATTAACCCCAGTTGCTGACTTGATCTCTTGGACATGCCAGAGGGATGGTGGTGCCCTGAGGGTGGTGGGGTCACAGGGAGAGCAGTCAGCAGGCAAGATGCACAGCTTGGTGCCCGGGATGGCCCACACCCACTCCTGGCCTCCACAGCACACACCCGTGTGTGCACACACTCATCAGAGCAGGCCCCAACCACCCTGATGCCACCTGAGACATAAGCAGAGCACAGTACGAGAGTGGAGATGGCACCAGAGCAGGCCGCCAGCCTCGAGAGCCGTGCTTGGGGTGGGCTCGTAAAAACATGTGCCAACACCAGCACCCAGGGAGCTGCACACTCATGTGCACACACTGCCCATGCTCGTGTGCACAGACACAGGGCGTGTTCCCAGGTGCACAGCCTGGGTGCCCAGGCACGCGCCAAAGGACACAGGTGAGAATATTCACGCCAGGGGACGGCCGGCTTCGAAGGGCCGTGGGACAGCGCCGTGCCTTTCCCTCTTCCCACTTTACAGGCGGGAAAGGGAGTCCGGAGAGGGGAAGAGCCGCGCTGGAGCCCTGCAGCTCGGGCCTGCGCACAGCTGAGGGCGGCGAGGGCGGGGCCACAGGCTCTGGGAAGGCCCACCGTGTCCCAATCCCCGGGCTCCATCTCAGGTCTTCCAGGGGGCCCTTGGCCTGGcccctggacctcagtttcctcatctgggcaGTGGGATCGTAGTCTCCTCGCCTTGGGGGGAGCACCCAGGCCCTGTCCTGGGTCCTGGCCCCGCCTTTCTGTCCTCCTCTTTGTTCATATGAATTAGTTTTTATTAATTGGAAAAGTAACAGAATATGTGGCCAGCAACAAAGGATGTGAATACAAAGGGAGTCTCCTTCCCATTCCAGACCCCTAGTCCTCCCACCCTGTGTAGCCCTTGTTAGCACTTTCCTGTTGTCCTTCCAGAATGTTCTTTCCTCCACAAGCATAACCTTGTGTGCATTTATCCTGTAAATGGGAGCTCTACAGCAGTAGCTGAGGAGGGCCCCTTCCCTCAGTCACAGTGTTAATCAACCCCACAAACACCATTCTCATCTCTGTAGCCACCACCATCGTCACCCCTCTGTTGCCCTACCACCATCACTGCCCCGCCATCACCGTCACCACCACCGTTaactccaccaccatcaccaccatcactacaactaccaccatcaccaccaacaccaccactGCAACTACCACCACTGTCactaccacctccaccaccaccaccaccatcacctccaccatcaccatcatcaccaccattaactccaccaccatcaccaccatcactacaactaccaccatcaccaccaacaccatcacgcaactaccaccaccaccaccatcaccatcacctccaccatcaccatcaccaccaccattaactccaccaccatcaccaccatcactacaactaccaccatcaccaccaacaccatcactgcaactaccaccaccaccacctccaccaccaccatcaccatcaccattaactccaccaccatcaccaccatcactacaactaccaccatcaccaataCCACCACTGCAACTACCACCACTGTCACTACCACCtctaccaccatcacctccaccatcaccacctttAACTCCACCACGGTCACCaccgtcaccaccaccaccatcaccatcaccattaacttcaccatcaccaccatcacaacTACCaccgccatcaccaccaccaccaccatcactacaactactatcatcaccaccaccaccaccaccaccattgctACCACCACCACGATTATAGCCATCAGCAGCCTCTTCAGCCCCATCCCATCACTGTGACCGCCCACCACAGCCACCACCTTTagcaccatcatcatcacccATCGCCACCCCTTCCACCCTCCTCTCCACACTGGCCACTGCTCATCTTTGTGACCAATGAGCATCTTCGGGTGTCCTCTAGGGCCTTGTTCAGGAGGGGAAATACAGATGGGTGTCCTTGCAGCTTCCCTGTGGGCCTGGAGCCCTGTGTCAGGGGTGGTCTTTACGGGCACGCCTCCCACGTTCTGCTGGTCCTAGCTGGGGACCCTGTTTTCAGTGCAGCAGGAGGTGCCATGAAGCCTCTGGGATGGGAGGTGTGGGAGACTCCGGCCACCCAGGCAGGCTTTCCGGGTGCGGGTGCGCCGGGCAGTGGATTGTGAGGGGAGCCCACGGCTGGCGACGGAAAGGCCCGCTCCCTGGGGCATCAGCTGCTGGCAGCCCGCCCCTCTGGCCTGGGGGTTGGTTTGTGGAGATGCTGCTTCTTGGCTGAGGGACTCCTGCAGAGgtacttggagagagagagagcaaagcgCAGGCATGGCTGAGAGGCTGCAAACCTGCAGGTGCAGGAAGGGTGGGGAGCTTTGGGGTGCTCAGCAGGGTTCACCTTTGA of Choloepus didactylus isolate mChoDid1 chromosome 14, mChoDid1.pri, whole genome shotgun sequence contains these proteins:
- the LOC119508918 gene encoding collagen alpha-1(III) chain-like produces the protein MVMVVVVTVVTVVELKVVMVEVMVVEVVVTVVVVAVVMRKLRSRGQAKGPLEDLRWSPGIGTRWAFPEPVAPPSPPSAVRRPELQGSSAALPLSGLPFPPVKAPPSLWHVQEIKSATGVNPFRGFPTGDTAHRPPREPPLRPLPSSPSSWLLLLQPLTASGPLLSPFSPRHNHTPIPAWVTAFLREPAAGAPPLGSPRPPCSLRQQSRILTVPRSVSPLASQQSAGPRRAEATLARYLGTCILTQKDPSLSKPICSPVALRPRGFSGDTDVPTRPFRFGAHVPTAASHAGTRLGGLRAHAPTPAHLPAGHARARVAHIYTENSGTRPVRAAGGLGLRRGTSPVPPRDASHGSGGGRTAGAASRPGQPKMGPDAGRHRGDGRGGEGRLRARRARPLSAVGGSAPRSLRPPSPQPRARRLGLEPRASPGGGLRAPQTRSGRRVRARRAGQGARAPGEAAGPRSLSRPCPGPALPGPAVVPAGAEPPRYLPDPAAADRARRRPSPGISGRACRGGSERPWESITHAPIFRTRQPTPGEGQEPGGKETDLEAEQLGGAPSPARGSGGGRHDGEGDEIASSPPPRGTAAGTSALLGDQRRQTPRSRPPPAGDPRSRAPPWRIPAGLGARRATSLKAAPGNQERAEKEAPGRARGPRRSGIPERAHRPPPGSRRGRRERQLTPRPPRSTPPPKAATLPSSRPLLRRLDLARVLKAGPAGTPASGHRVWRPPAIGEGAAPPSNLPHGLFGCGVSREMEGMWVLGDGMAASPDPSPPIAPPGYEKGSPLPCLPAAPAWPLLFPAAALAPRGRVFVSMAEGTKGLRGSRGWGGSVDPSGSCGAGVRVVHPHACTPFNSSGVAAKESAPDPAERAVLGAARGGGRGSGAARPGLGTQAQSHRLGGAPSPRPPRSAKIPSFVAPSRGPRPARSSPGGLGDHGERMLGRAQSPQPPPGGGGGRAHSSRQLRGSERTADTEAGRPLPAGDVDRAVPGAGRSFSPGERRAAPKFGAAYRPGPADRMEKEDEEGRSPAVVC